The proteins below are encoded in one region of Candidatus Binatia bacterium:
- a CDS encoding fructose-bisphosphate aldolase: MTAAVTPAVARPTFDAMNLSIGKRTRLHRLMYEHGPANGTLMMLPIDQGLEHGPVDFFDNPDSIDPDWIYRLAVEGNFSGIALHVGLAEKYQKAYCGRVPLLLKVNGKTNVPPDDDAFSPMTSSVEDAIRLGADAVGYTLYVGSPAQELDIAQCNEVRRDCDRYGMPLVVWAYPRGAAIKAKGGIDSLYAVDYAARVACEVGADVIKLNEPVWKADDASKLPKPYNEMPFDDLEGLRKVVKSAGRSLVLVSGGSKMGDEATIHKAHVAMAAGCVGLIFGRNMWQRKWDNALAMAASMHEVMKAYGQAQ, from the coding sequence ATGACAGCCGCCGTTACGCCCGCGGTCGCGCGCCCGACCTTCGACGCGATGAATCTTTCGATCGGAAAGCGCACCCGCTTGCATCGTTTGATGTACGAGCACGGTCCCGCAAACGGAACCCTGATGATGCTGCCGATCGATCAGGGACTCGAGCACGGACCCGTCGATTTCTTCGACAATCCCGACTCGATCGACCCCGATTGGATCTACCGCCTCGCGGTCGAGGGGAACTTCTCCGGCATCGCGCTCCACGTCGGTCTCGCCGAGAAGTATCAAAAGGCATACTGCGGACGCGTGCCGCTCCTGCTCAAAGTGAACGGCAAGACGAACGTTCCCCCCGACGACGATGCGTTCAGTCCGATGACGTCGTCGGTCGAAGATGCGATCCGTCTCGGGGCCGATGCCGTCGGGTACACGCTCTACGTCGGGAGCCCGGCGCAAGAGCTCGACATCGCGCAATGCAACGAGGTGCGCCGCGATTGCGACCGCTACGGCATGCCGCTCGTCGTCTGGGCCTATCCGCGCGGTGCGGCGATTAAAGCGAAGGGCGGCATCGATTCGCTCTACGCCGTGGACTACGCGGCGCGCGTCGCCTGCGAGGTCGGCGCCGACGTCATCAAACTCAATGAGCCGGTCTGGAAGGCCGACGACGCCTCGAAGCTGCCCAAACCCTACAACGAGATGCCGTTCGACGACCTCGAGGGATTACGGAAGGTCGTGAAATCGGCCGGGCGCAGCCTCGTTCTCGTCTCGGGCGGCAGCAAGATGGGGGACGAGGCGACGATTCACAAAGCGCACGTCGCGATGGCCGCGGGATGCGTCGGTCTGATCTTCGGGCGCAACATGTGGCAGCGCAAATGGGATAACGCGCTCGCGATGGCCGCGAGCATGCACGAGGTCATGAAGGCTTACGGCCAGGCACAATAA
- a CDS encoding DUF6582 domain-containing protein, producing the protein MKTTWEPHEKHGHLTTQSDLPDSVFAFPKQRKEPLTDAEHVRNAVARFDQVLDVSDEDRTLARANIEKAAQYYGVKLSE; encoded by the coding sequence GTGAAAACGACCTGGGAACCGCACGAGAAGCACGGGCACCTCACGACGCAGAGCGACCTGCCCGACAGCGTCTTTGCCTTTCCGAAGCAGCGCAAGGAGCCGCTGACCGACGCGGAGCACGTGCGAAACGCCGTTGCGCGCTTCGATCAGGTGCTCGACGTCTCGGATGAAGATCGGACGCTCGCCCGCGCCAACATCGAGAAAGCCGCGCAGTATTACGGCGTCAAACTCTCGGAATGA
- a CDS encoding rhomboid family intramembrane serine protease, with translation MIPLTDVSRRPTNFPVVTLAIVVINFIVFFLEIANGDAFVEKWALIPANVSAGRDLITILTAMFMHASWSHILGNMVFLWAFGPEVEDSMGSWRYGIFYLLGGVAASAAQVAFAPHSTVPNLGASGAIAAVMGAFLVTFPNDNIRSLLVIFVFVSVTYVPAVLLIGGWFLLQLWNAGSIAPQEPTGVAYLAHVGGFMFGAIFARVFQLRKTLADRYLN, from the coding sequence ATGATTCCGTTAACCGACGTATCGCGGCGGCCGACGAACTTCCCGGTCGTCACGCTCGCGATCGTCGTCATCAACTTCATCGTCTTCTTCCTCGAGATCGCCAACGGCGACGCCTTCGTCGAGAAATGGGCGCTGATTCCGGCGAACGTCTCCGCCGGACGCGACCTCATCACGATTCTCACCGCGATGTTCATGCACGCGAGCTGGTCGCACATCCTCGGCAACATGGTCTTCCTCTGGGCCTTCGGTCCCGAGGTTGAAGACTCGATGGGTTCGTGGCGCTACGGGATTTTCTACCTGCTCGGCGGCGTCGCCGCGTCGGCCGCACAGGTCGCGTTCGCCCCGCACTCGACGGTGCCGAACCTCGGCGCTAGCGGCGCAATCGCGGCGGTGATGGGAGCCTTCCTCGTGACGTTCCCGAACGACAACATTCGCTCGCTGCTGGTGATCTTCGTTTTCGTCAGCGTCACGTACGTGCCGGCGGTGCTGTTGATCGGCGGCTGGTTCCTGCTACAGCTGTGGAACGCCGGATCGATCGCGCCGCAAGAGCCGACCGGCGTAGCCTATCTCGCACACGTCGGCGGCTTCATGTTCGGCGCGATCTTCGCGCGCGTCTTCCAACTTCGAAAGACGCTCGCCGACCGCTATTTGAATTAG